Proteins co-encoded in one Scomber scombrus chromosome 14, fScoSco1.1, whole genome shotgun sequence genomic window:
- the nlgn3b gene encoding neuroligin-3b isoform X3, with the protein MPPEQPSSWSGVKNATHFMPVCPQNIHNTVPEIMMPIWFTYNLDTVATYIQDQSEDCLYLNIYAPTEDGESVMRLCVDVADIRDSEARPVMVYIHGGSYMEGTGNMMDGSVLASYGNVVVVTLNYRIGILGFLSTGDQAAKGNYGLLDQIQALRWISKNIGYFGGDPGRITVFGSGIGASCVSLLTLSHHSEGLFHRAIIQSGSALSSWAVNYQPVKYTRLLAERVGCNVLDTVDMVSCLQKKSAKELVEQDIQPARYRVAFGPVIDGDVIPDDPEILMEQGEFLNYDIMLGVNQGEGLRFVENVMDLEDGVSGSDFDFAVSDFVDSLYGYPEGKDTLRETIKFMYTDWADKDNPETRRKTLVALFTDHQWVEPSVVTADLHARYGSPTYFYAFYHHCQSLMKPVWSDSAHGDEVPYVFGIPMVGPTDLFPCNFSRNDIMLSAVVMTYWTNFAKSGDPNKPVPQDTKFIHTKANRFEEVAWSKYDPYDQLYLHIGLKPRIRDHYRATKVAFWKHLVPHLYNLHDMFHYSSTTTKVTPLDPTQSNNKRPGSTGRSPVSTAHNDDDGGREMGPLIMPNPRDYSTELSVTIAVGASLLFLNVLAFAALYYRKDKRSRQDTSQQPSPQRDSKGNNVSHTTTIDETLSSQQRNQCEALHNPHHVSPSLDYSLSQRRSPDDIPLMTPNNITMIPNSLMGLSNMSPYSTFPAGYSSAGLPSTHSTTRV; encoded by the exons ATGCCCCCAGAGCAGCCCTCCTCTTGGTCAGGTGTCAAGAATGCTACCCACTTCATGCCTGTGTGCCCTCAGAACATCCACAACACCGTGCCAGAGATCATGATGCCCATATGGTTCACCTATAACCTGGACACAGTAGCCACATACATTCAGGATCAGAGCGAGGACTGTTTATATCTAAACATCTACGCTCCGACAGAGGATGGTGAGTCGGT CATGCGTTTGTGTGTTGACGTTGCAGATATAAGGGACTCGGAGGCTCGCCCTGTGATGGTCTACATCCATGGAGGCTCCTATATGGAGGGCACTGGGAACATGATGGATGGCAGCGTGCTGGCCAGTTATGGGAACGTTGTCGTCGTCACGCTTAACTACAGAATTGGAATATTAG GCTTCCTCAGTACGGGTGACCAGGCCGCAAAAGGAAACTATGGACTACTGGACCAGATTCAAGCTCTCCGTTGGATCAGTAAGAACATCGGTTACTTTGGAGGAGACCCCGGTCGCATCACAGTGTTTGGATCCGGAATCGGTGCCTCGTGTGTCAGTCTGCTAACACTGTCCCACCACTCAGAGG GTTTGTTCCACAGAGCCATCATCCAAAGTGGTTCGGCACTGTCTAGCTGGGCTGTCAACTACCAGCCAGTCAAATACACTCGCCTGCTGGCCGAAAGAGTTGGCTGCAATGTGCTTGACACAGTGGATATGGTCTCCTGCCTGCAGAAGAAGAGCGCAAAAGAGCTGGTGGAACAAGACATCCAGCCCGCCCGATACCGCGTAGCTTTCGGCCCCGTCATTGATGGAGACGTCATTCCAGATGACCCAGAGATCCTAATGGAGCAGGGCGAGTTCCTTAACTACGACATAATGCTTGGTGTTAATCAGGGTGAGGGACTGCGCTTCGTGGAGAACGTGATGGACCTGGAGGACGGCGTGTCCGGCAGCGACTTTGACTTTGCTGTGTCAGACTTTGTGGACAGTTTGTACGGCTACCCAGAAGGAAAGGACACCCTGAGGGAGACAATTAAATTCATGTACACAGACTGGGCTGACAAGGACAACCCGGAGACCAGGAGGAAGACCCTGGTGGCTCTGTTCACCGACCACCAGTGGGTGGAGCCTTCAGTGGTGACCGCTGACCTACACGCCCGCTACGGCTCGCCTACATACTTCTACGCCTTCTACCACCACTGCCAGAGCCTCATGAAGCCTGTGTGGTCCGACTCAGCGCACGGAGATGAGGTGCCTTACGTGTTTGGCATCCCCATGGTTGGCCCAACAGACCTGTTCCCCTGCAACTTCTCCAGGAATGACATCATGCTCAGTGCTGTGGTTATGACGTATTGGACAAACTTTGCAAAGAGTGG ggATCCTAACAAGCCAGTGCCGCAGGACACCAAGTTCATCCACACCAAGGCAAACCGCTTTGAGGAAGTGGCCTGGTCTAAGTACGACCCCTATGACCAGCTTTACTTACACATTGGCCTGAAGCCTCGTATCCGTGATCACTACCGCGCCACCAAGGTGGCCTTCTGGAAACACCTTGTGCCCCATCTCTACAACCTCCACGACATGTTTCATTACTCATCCACCACCACCAAGGTCACCCCGCTGGATCCCACCCAGTCCAACAATAAGAGGCCCGGCAGCACTGGTCGGTCTCCTGTGTCCACAGCCCACAACGATGACGATGGTGGGAGAGAGATGGGTCCTCTGATCATGCCGAACCCGAGAGATTACTCCACAGAGCTCAGCGTCACCATTGCTGTAGGGGCTTCACTGCTCTTCCTCAATGTCCTGGCCTTCGCCGCTCTGTACTACCGCAAAGACAAGCGTAGTCGTCAAGACACGTCCCAGCAGCCCAGTCCCCAGCGTGACAGCAAAGGCAACAACGTGAGCCACACCACCACCATAGACGAGACCCTGTCATCCCAGCAAAGGAACCAGTGCGAGGCCCTCCACAACCCTCACCACGTCTCTCCCAGCTTGGACTACTCGCTCAGCCAGCGTCGTTCCCCCGACGACATCCCTCTGATGACCCCCAATAACATCACCATGATCCCCAACTCTCTGATGGGCCTGTCCAACATGAGTCCATACAGCACCTTCCCTGCTGGTTACAGCTCCGCAGGCCTGCCCAGCACCCACTCTACCACACGGGTATAG